In Hamadaea flava, a genomic segment contains:
- a CDS encoding GNAT family N-acetyltransferase produces MIFETERLIVREWRDTPADLDRVFQIYRHSEVTRWIGMDQPLQGPDEARTVMARWQARYEKNEHKYGPWAMEVKASGVVAGTVLLGPLPEPSDGTEGRGEIEVGWHLHPDSWGHGYATEAATGAVDLALNQYRVAEVYAVAYPTNERSIAVMRRLGMSPRGLTTRWYGREAQCYVTLPRQRAGSN; encoded by the coding sequence GTGATTTTCGAGACCGAGCGCCTGATCGTCCGGGAATGGCGCGACACCCCCGCCGATCTCGACCGGGTCTTCCAGATCTACCGGCACTCCGAGGTCACCCGCTGGATCGGGATGGACCAGCCGTTGCAGGGCCCTGACGAGGCGCGGACGGTCATGGCTCGGTGGCAGGCCCGCTACGAGAAGAACGAGCACAAATACGGCCCCTGGGCGATGGAGGTCAAGGCGTCCGGGGTCGTCGCCGGGACGGTGCTGCTCGGGCCGCTGCCCGAACCGTCCGACGGGACCGAGGGCCGGGGCGAGATCGAGGTCGGCTGGCATCTGCACCCGGACTCCTGGGGCCACGGGTACGCGACCGAGGCGGCGACCGGCGCAGTGGACCTGGCGCTGAACCAGTACCGCGTCGCGGAGGTGTACGCGGTGGCGTACCCCACGAACGAGCGATCGATCGCCGTGATGCGCCGGCTGGGCATGTCACCCCGGGGATTGACTACTCGCTGGTATGGCCGTGAAGCGCAGTGTTACGTCACTCTGCCGAGGCAGCGGGCCGGATCGAATTGA
- a CDS encoding MMPL family transporter — protein MWGRLIQRFRWPVLLVALGVVVVSAVWGTGVFGKLTGGGFENRASESYQATVKIKEVFGDQSIDLIALYTAPDGKQIADYSAAVTSTLTSLKSNPEVSEVLWDPNRMTSTDGRSTYAAIRLHGDDQDVKREVYDDLRPSLDVAGVTTEVGGAIAFLKSVNSQTSEDIAFAETISMPILLLLLLFIFRGLVAAVTPLIVGVIATLGAFAAVRLITYATDVSVFAINIITILGLGMAIDYALFIVSRFREELAAGLDTQAAITRTLQTAGRTVLVSGLTIVLALSSLLVFPQVFLRSMGFGGMAAVGVAMLASLTVLPAFLALLGPRINAGRIRLPFGTRKAATGSASEERGTWGRLAHSVMKRPVVYAVAVAAVLITIALPALRISFGGFDERLLPPDSTVRTVNDRLDTGFTGATSDYPIQLLVKGDAPASYVDQIRAVHGVTGADVVATKDGVTLLSVDYDGDPSEAATRAIVRDLRDLPPPAGTQTQVAGRAAMDLDLLDSLGERLPWAALIMAGATFLLLFLAFGSVLLPIKAVVMNLISIGASFGVIVWGFQEGHLAGAMGFTSTGFLDPTNLVLILVILFGLATDYEVFLLSRIREEWDATGDNTRAVARGVQHTGGIITAAALLLAIVVGGFATGEMAFVKMMGVGMLVAILVDATLVRMILVPATMRLLGRWNWWAPGPLGAIYRRFGIKHDAPAAPHPSPSRETIPA, from the coding sequence ATGTGGGGAAGGCTGATTCAGCGGTTTCGCTGGCCTGTCCTGCTCGTGGCGTTGGGCGTGGTCGTCGTCAGCGCGGTCTGGGGCACCGGGGTCTTCGGCAAGCTGACCGGCGGCGGCTTCGAGAACCGCGCGAGCGAGTCCTACCAGGCCACCGTGAAGATCAAGGAAGTCTTCGGTGACCAGAGCATCGATCTGATCGCGCTCTACACCGCGCCGGACGGCAAGCAGATCGCCGACTACTCCGCCGCGGTCACGAGCACTCTGACGAGTCTGAAGTCGAACCCCGAGGTGTCCGAGGTCCTCTGGGATCCGAACCGGATGACCTCGACCGACGGCCGCTCCACCTACGCCGCGATCCGCCTGCACGGCGACGACCAGGACGTCAAGCGCGAGGTCTACGACGATCTGCGCCCGTCGCTCGACGTGGCCGGCGTGACGACCGAGGTCGGTGGGGCGATCGCGTTCCTCAAGTCGGTCAACTCGCAGACCAGTGAGGACATCGCGTTCGCCGAGACCATCTCGATGCCGATTCTGTTGCTGTTGCTGCTGTTCATCTTCCGCGGGCTGGTCGCCGCGGTCACGCCGCTGATCGTCGGGGTGATCGCCACGCTCGGCGCGTTCGCCGCCGTACGGCTCATCACCTACGCGACCGACGTCTCGGTCTTCGCGATCAACATCATCACCATCCTCGGTCTCGGCATGGCGATCGACTACGCGTTGTTCATCGTCAGCCGGTTCCGCGAAGAACTCGCGGCCGGACTCGACACCCAGGCCGCGATCACGCGTACCCTCCAGACCGCCGGGCGCACGGTCCTGGTCTCGGGCCTGACGATCGTGCTCGCACTCTCGTCGCTGCTCGTGTTCCCCCAGGTCTTCCTGCGGTCCATGGGCTTCGGCGGGATGGCGGCCGTGGGCGTCGCGATGCTCGCGTCGCTGACCGTCCTTCCCGCGTTCCTCGCCCTGCTCGGTCCCCGGATCAACGCGGGGCGCATTCGCCTCCCATTTGGTACGCGCAAAGCAGCGACCGGATCCGCGAGTGAGGAGCGGGGAACCTGGGGCCGGCTGGCGCACAGCGTCATGAAGCGGCCGGTGGTCTACGCCGTCGCGGTGGCCGCGGTGCTGATCACGATCGCGTTGCCGGCGCTGCGGATCAGCTTCGGCGGGTTCGACGAGCGGCTGCTGCCCCCGGATTCCACCGTACGCACGGTGAACGACCGGCTGGACACGGGTTTCACCGGGGCGACCTCGGACTACCCGATCCAGCTGCTGGTAAAGGGGGACGCCCCGGCGTCCTACGTGGACCAGATTCGGGCGGTCCACGGAGTGACCGGCGCGGACGTGGTCGCGACCAAGGACGGCGTGACTCTCCTGAGCGTCGACTACGACGGCGACCCGTCCGAGGCCGCCACCCGGGCCATCGTCCGCGACCTCCGCGACCTGCCGCCCCCCGCGGGTACGCAGACGCAGGTCGCCGGCCGGGCCGCGATGGATCTCGACCTGCTGGACAGCCTCGGTGAACGGCTGCCTTGGGCGGCTCTGATCATGGCCGGCGCGACGTTCCTGCTGCTGTTCCTGGCCTTCGGCTCGGTGCTGCTGCCGATCAAGGCGGTCGTGATGAACCTGATCTCGATCGGGGCCAGCTTCGGTGTGATCGTGTGGGGCTTCCAGGAGGGGCACCTGGCCGGAGCGATGGGCTTCACCAGCACCGGCTTCCTCGATCCCACCAACCTGGTGCTCATCTTGGTGATCCTGTTCGGCCTGGCCACCGACTACGAGGTCTTCCTGCTCTCCCGCATCCGGGAGGAGTGGGACGCCACCGGCGACAACACAAGGGCCGTGGCTCGGGGCGTACAGCACACGGGCGGGATCATCACCGCCGCCGCGTTGCTGCTGGCGATCGTGGTCGGCGGGTTCGCCACCGGCGAGATGGCGTTCGTGAAGATGATGGGCGTCGGCATGCTGGTCGCGATCCTCGTGGACGCGACGCTCGTCCGGATGATCCTGGTTCCGGCGACGATGCGACTGCTCGGCCGGTGGAACTGGTGGGCGCCCGGTCCGCTCGGCGCGATCTACCGCCGATTCGGCATCAAACACGACGCCCCCGCAGCTCCCCACCCCTCACCCTCGCGGGAAACCATCCCCGCCTAA
- a CDS encoding TetR/AcrR family transcriptional regulator has product MATNRRERQREATKQEIRDAARAQLTEGGPGAISLRAIARDMGLTAAALYRYYDSLDALVEDLCADRYDALTTEVLAARDNGATPLDQLREACRAYRRWALRNPHEYALICGEPVIDTMHTHVEPTPKGDAAMRFTLAFLEPFTAIWHARTTPPQPLVPGVAEALSGPNVEALRQALPIEGVAFFLIGWTRLAGAITMEIFGHLRWATDDVEPLFEQNLEDMLRQLTM; this is encoded by the coding sequence ATGGCGACGAACCGCCGGGAACGACAACGGGAAGCCACGAAGCAGGAGATCCGCGACGCGGCGCGGGCCCAGCTCACCGAGGGTGGCCCGGGTGCGATCTCGCTGCGGGCCATCGCCCGTGACATGGGTCTCACAGCCGCCGCGCTCTACCGCTACTACGACAGCCTCGACGCGCTCGTCGAAGACCTCTGCGCGGACCGCTACGACGCGCTCACCACCGAAGTGCTGGCTGCCCGCGACAACGGGGCCACTCCCCTCGACCAGCTACGCGAGGCCTGCCGCGCCTATCGCCGCTGGGCGCTGCGCAATCCCCACGAGTACGCACTGATCTGCGGCGAGCCCGTCATCGACACGATGCACACCCACGTCGAGCCGACGCCGAAAGGCGACGCCGCGATGCGGTTCACCCTGGCCTTCCTCGAACCGTTCACCGCCATCTGGCACGCCCGGACGACGCCGCCGCAGCCCCTCGTCCCCGGCGTCGCCGAGGCGCTCAGCGGACCGAACGTCGAAGCACTGCGGCAGGCGCTGCCGATCGAAGGCGTGGCCTTCTTCCTCATCGGCTGGACCCGGCTGGCCGGTGCGATCACCATGGAGATCTTCGGCCACCTGCGCTGGGCCACCGACGACGTCGAGCCGCTCTTCGAGCAGAACCTCGAAGACATGCTCCGCCAGCTCACCATGTGA
- a CDS encoding Rieske 2Fe-2S domain-containing protein, protein MRITGTGHASMRIDTPAGSILCDPWVNPAYFASWFPFPDNSQLDWETLGDCDYLYVSHLHRDHFDAAHLKRFVNKTATVLLPEYPTSQLEDELRDLGFTSFLKTKSDEVHELDGGIKVMIQALISPTDGPIGDSSLWVEHDGVRLLNQNDARPTDLTRFAELGHVHAHMLQFSGAIWYPMVYELPQSAKTAFGKQKRDRQFDRTWRYIADLKADWVFPIAGPPCFLDDELWQFNDLPAAGGTGSTAGDEGNIFPDQSVFMREYAAVGGTNGVVLLPGSVSELTTESCATTHPVDDLGEFFEQKESHLKAYRDRQRVVIEREKASWSHPEIDVLAGMKDRIEPLLDESVYLAKGVGGPVRFDLTDPMGEVIESIVVDFPGKEVRPAADEKVRYRFKTERRLIEHLLYLDEGDWVNSLFLSCRFSAARIGQYNEFVYAFFKCLSEERLQYAEGWYESQRPDAEDIVMNGWQFQRRCPHLKADLTRFGIVEGEVLTCQLHGWKFNLASGKCLTSVGHEIRSTKAPTQASTPAD, encoded by the coding sequence GTGCGGATCACGGGCACGGGGCACGCGAGTATGCGGATCGACACGCCTGCGGGCAGCATCCTGTGCGATCCGTGGGTGAACCCGGCGTACTTCGCGTCGTGGTTCCCGTTCCCCGACAACTCGCAGCTCGACTGGGAAACCCTGGGCGACTGCGACTACCTCTACGTCTCCCACCTGCACCGCGACCACTTCGACGCGGCGCACCTCAAGCGGTTCGTGAACAAGACCGCGACGGTGCTGCTGCCGGAGTACCCGACCAGCCAGCTCGAGGACGAGCTGCGCGACCTCGGCTTCACCAGCTTCCTGAAGACCAAGTCCGACGAGGTGCACGAACTCGACGGCGGGATCAAGGTGATGATCCAGGCCCTGATCTCGCCGACCGACGGCCCGATCGGGGACTCCTCGCTGTGGGTGGAGCACGACGGCGTGCGGCTGCTGAACCAGAACGACGCCCGCCCGACCGACCTCACCCGGTTCGCCGAACTGGGCCACGTGCACGCGCACATGCTCCAGTTCTCCGGCGCCATCTGGTACCCGATGGTCTACGAGCTGCCCCAGTCGGCGAAGACCGCGTTCGGCAAGCAGAAGCGCGACCGCCAGTTCGACCGCACCTGGCGCTACATCGCCGATCTCAAGGCCGACTGGGTCTTCCCGATCGCCGGCCCGCCGTGCTTCCTCGACGACGAGCTGTGGCAGTTCAACGACTTGCCCGCCGCAGGCGGGACAGGCAGCACAGCCGGGGATGAGGGCAACATCTTCCCCGACCAGTCCGTCTTCATGCGTGAATACGCTGCGGTGGGCGGAACCAATGGCGTCGTCCTCCTCCCCGGCTCCGTCTCCGAACTCACGACGGAGTCGTGCGCGACGACGCACCCCGTCGACGACCTCGGCGAGTTCTTCGAGCAGAAGGAGTCGCATCTCAAGGCGTACCGGGACCGGCAGCGGGTGGTCATCGAGCGGGAGAAGGCGAGCTGGTCGCACCCCGAGATCGACGTCCTCGCCGGGATGAAGGACCGCATCGAGCCGCTCCTGGACGAGTCGGTCTATCTGGCCAAGGGCGTCGGCGGACCGGTGCGGTTCGACCTGACCGATCCGATGGGCGAGGTCATCGAGTCGATCGTCGTCGACTTCCCGGGCAAGGAGGTACGCCCGGCCGCCGACGAGAAGGTGCGCTACCGGTTCAAGACCGAGCGGCGGCTGATCGAGCACCTGCTGTACCTCGACGAAGGCGACTGGGTGAACTCGCTGTTCCTCTCTTGCCGCTTCTCCGCGGCCCGGATCGGGCAGTACAACGAGTTCGTCTACGCGTTCTTCAAGTGCCTCTCCGAGGAGCGCCTGCAGTACGCCGAAGGCTGGTACGAGTCGCAGCGGCCGGACGCCGAGGACATCGTGATGAACGGCTGGCAGTTCCAGCGCCGCTGCCCGCACCTCAAGGCCGACCTCACCCGGTTCGGCATCGTCGAGGGCGAGGTTCTCACGTGCCAGCTCCACGGCTGGAAGTTCAACCTCGCGAGCGGCAAATGCCTCACCAGCGTGGGGCATGAGATCCGCTCCACCAAAGCACCCACCCAGGCGTCCACCCCGGCGGACTGA
- a CDS encoding DUF2631 domain-containing protein, whose protein sequence is MAGTEPVTSPDQHKPTPVKAARIAGVFSIIALLLMTLGNHEGRVEDVFLVTVAGIIAALIIIDAVLRRNGLR, encoded by the coding sequence GTGGCTGGAACCGAACCGGTGACCTCCCCCGATCAGCACAAGCCCACGCCGGTCAAGGCCGCGCGGATCGCGGGCGTGTTCTCGATCATCGCCCTGCTGCTGATGACGCTCGGCAACCACGAAGGCCGTGTCGAGGACGTCTTCCTCGTCACGGTGGCCGGCATCATCGCGGCGCTGATCATCATCGACGCCGTGCTGCGGCGCAACGGGCTGCGCTGA
- a CDS encoding DivIVA domain-containing protein yields the protein MSGQGGQRFRRRAVRRGYKVDEVDTFLDRVEATLNGVPGAHVSSQEVHDVVFRVRFGGYDEWQVDLHLDRVERQLAELEERSKGPGRGEALRATERPGPVPPVGGPQQPPLPSRPVPQPQRFEPEPTFGGYDGGPVGVGGGPGFDPGRHGKADMTTEMRMPPPPPPGAFERPPSAPPGGFDRPPQAPQGFQAPPPPSRDSYGPGPEFERPAPPPPGNTYGSPVTPPPAYGGAPQGGFTSPAAAAMTGPGAADVQRVDQMRRTFQLRRFGSGYDPTQVDRLFEGVIGALAGQPGAPIGDNELDPAQFSLVPGGYYEAEVDAALREVRDIVRRH from the coding sequence ATGAGCGGGCAAGGTGGCCAGCGTTTCAGGCGGCGGGCCGTACGCCGTGGCTACAAGGTTGATGAGGTGGATACCTTCCTCGACCGGGTGGAGGCCACGCTGAACGGTGTCCCGGGCGCGCATGTCAGCTCGCAGGAGGTCCACGACGTCGTGTTCCGCGTACGCTTCGGCGGCTACGACGAGTGGCAGGTCGACTTGCACCTGGACCGGGTGGAGCGGCAGCTGGCCGAGCTGGAGGAGCGTTCCAAGGGCCCCGGCCGGGGTGAGGCGCTGCGGGCGACCGAGCGTCCCGGCCCGGTTCCCCCGGTGGGCGGCCCGCAGCAGCCGCCGCTGCCGTCGCGTCCGGTCCCGCAGCCGCAGCGTTTCGAGCCCGAGCCCACGTTCGGCGGCTACGACGGCGGTCCGGTCGGCGTCGGCGGGGGTCCTGGCTTCGATCCTGGCCGCCACGGCAAGGCCGACATGACCACCGAGATGCGCATGCCGCCGCCCCCGCCGCCGGGTGCGTTCGAGCGTCCGCCGTCCGCCCCGCCCGGCGGGTTCGACCGGCCGCCGCAGGCGCCGCAGGGCTTCCAGGCTCCGCCGCCGCCGTCGCGGGACAGCTACGGCCCGGGTCCGGAGTTCGAGCGGCCGGCCCCGCCGCCCCCCGGGAACACCTATGGCAGCCCGGTCACGCCGCCTCCGGCGTACGGTGGCGCGCCGCAGGGTGGCTTCACCAGCCCGGCCGCGGCGGCGATGACCGGCCCGGGTGCGGCCGACGTCCAGCGGGTCGACCAGATGCGGCGGACCTTCCAGCTGCGCCGGTTCGGCAGCGGCTACGACCCCACTCAGGTCGACCGGCTCTTCGAGGGCGTCATCGGCGCGCTCGCGGGTCAGCCGGGCGCGCCCATCGGGGACAACGAGCTCGATCCCGCCCAGTTCAGCCTGGTGCCAGGCGGCTACTACGAGGCCGAGGTGGACGCCGCGTTGCGTGAGGTACGCGACATCGTCCGCCGCCACTGA
- the rlmN gene encoding 23S rRNA (adenine(2503)-C(2))-methyltransferase RlmN, which yields MTELPLLSVDRKPIVLERGASEPAAPARHRAKLPPRHLADLDLAARRAAVAALGEKEFRAAQLSTHYFARLERDPARMTDIPLTARDRLAGDLLPPLLTPVRELQCDDGATRKALWRLHDGSLVESVLMGYPDRVTVCISSQAGCGMACPFCATGQAGLTRNLSVAEIVDQVVYLAGVAASGGVPGSPNRLSHVVFMGMGEPLANYPRVIEAVRRLTSPAPEGLGLSQRHITVSTVGLVPAMRKLAEEDLSVTLALSLHAPDDELRDELVPVNQRWKVAEVLDAAWAYAARTGRRVSIEYAMIRDVNDHPWRADLLGKLLAGRLAHVNLIPLNPTPGSKWDASPKPVEREFVRRLRAAGVPTTVRDTRGREIDGACGQLAASEESA from the coding sequence ATGACTGAACTGCCGCTGCTCTCCGTCGACCGCAAGCCGATCGTGCTGGAGCGAGGCGCGAGCGAACCGGCGGCCCCGGCGCGGCATCGCGCCAAGCTGCCGCCGCGCCACCTCGCCGACCTTGATCTGGCCGCCCGCCGGGCGGCCGTCGCCGCGCTCGGCGAGAAGGAGTTCCGGGCCGCCCAGCTGTCGACGCACTACTTCGCCAGACTCGAGCGGGACCCGGCCCGGATGACCGACATCCCGCTCACCGCCCGCGACCGGCTCGCGGGCGATCTGCTGCCACCCCTGCTCACCCCCGTACGCGAATTGCAGTGCGACGACGGCGCCACCCGTAAAGCGCTGTGGCGGTTGCACGACGGATCCCTGGTCGAGAGCGTCCTGATGGGCTATCCAGACCGGGTGACGGTGTGCATCTCCAGCCAGGCAGGCTGCGGCATGGCCTGCCCGTTCTGTGCCACCGGCCAGGCCGGGCTCACCCGCAACCTGTCCGTCGCCGAGATCGTCGATCAGGTGGTCTACCTCGCCGGTGTCGCCGCCTCAGGCGGGGTGCCCGGCAGCCCCAACCGGCTCAGTCACGTCGTGTTCATGGGCATGGGTGAGCCGCTCGCCAACTATCCCCGGGTCATCGAGGCGGTCCGCCGTCTGACGAGCCCGGCGCCGGAGGGCCTCGGCCTGTCCCAGCGGCACATCACCGTCTCGACCGTCGGCCTCGTTCCCGCGATGCGGAAGTTGGCCGAGGAGGACCTCTCGGTCACTCTTGCGTTGTCGCTGCACGCCCCCGATGATGAGCTTCGCGATGAACTCGTGCCGGTGAACCAGCGCTGGAAGGTAGCCGAAGTGCTCGATGCGGCGTGGGCGTACGCAGCGCGAACGGGTCGCCGGGTCTCCATCGAGTACGCGATGATCCGGGACGTCAACGATCATCCTTGGCGCGCGGACCTGCTGGGCAAGCTGCTGGCGGGGCGGCTGGCCCATGTGAATTTGATCCCTCTCAACCCCACGCCGGGTAGCAAATGGGACGCGAGCCCCAAGCCCGTGGAACGGGAGTTCGTCCGGCGGCTGCGCGCGGCCGGAGTCCCGACTACTGTGCGTGATACGCGGGGGCGCGAGATCGACGGAGCGTGTGGACAGTTGGCGGCTAGCGAGGAGTCGGCATGA
- a CDS encoding phosphatidate cytidylyltransferase, with the protein MSEDGTDPGWGAGANAYARLRGLGEDDSAGGFFDRSDDTPAAAAEPPPRERRSMRTNESPRTNESPRNESPRNESPRNESPRNESPRNDSPRTPEAARRAEPARAPEPDVVRTSESETVAAAEAEPESKPGRRGRRRRSAGRNVPVSIAVGIGLAGTVLGVLFYARQPWFLLILIAASSIGIWELVRAIRPTGANPPLIPLIVGGAVMLSLTWFRGLEALSLGLLITVLAVFVWRLADGPANYQRDIGASALIMVYVPFLLGFAVPMTTADDGQWRILCTLAAVILSDTGGFVSGVLFGKHPMAPTISPKKSWEGFGGSIVWAAVGSAVLVWLTLDVAPWWGALFGAVVAVACVLGDLAESLLKRDLGIKDMSNLLPGHGGLMDRLDSILFALPAAYLMFAILAPTS; encoded by the coding sequence ATGAGCGAGGACGGGACGGACCCCGGCTGGGGCGCCGGCGCCAACGCGTACGCCCGGCTGCGTGGCCTCGGCGAGGACGACTCGGCGGGCGGTTTCTTCGACCGCTCCGACGACACTCCGGCCGCGGCCGCCGAACCGCCGCCGCGGGAGCGCCGCTCCATGCGTACGAACGAGTCTCCGCGTACGAACGAATCCCCGCGGAACGAATCCCCGCGGAACGAATCCCCGCGGAACGAATCCCCGCGGAACGAATCCCCGCGGAACGACTCTCCGCGTACGCCCGAGGCGGCGCGCCGGGCCGAACCGGCGCGCGCGCCCGAGCCGGACGTTGTGCGTACCAGTGAGTCGGAGACCGTAGCCGCCGCGGAGGCCGAGCCCGAGTCGAAGCCGGGCCGGCGCGGACGCCGTCGCAGGTCCGCTGGCCGGAACGTGCCGGTGTCGATCGCGGTGGGGATCGGCCTGGCCGGGACGGTGCTGGGCGTGCTCTTCTACGCCCGGCAGCCCTGGTTCCTGCTGATCCTGATCGCTGCCAGCTCGATCGGGATCTGGGAGCTGGTCCGGGCGATCCGCCCGACCGGCGCGAACCCGCCGCTGATCCCGCTGATCGTGGGCGGCGCGGTCATGCTGAGCCTGACCTGGTTCCGCGGGCTGGAGGCGCTGAGTCTCGGCCTGCTGATCACGGTGCTCGCCGTCTTCGTGTGGCGGCTGGCCGACGGGCCGGCGAACTATCAGCGCGACATCGGGGCCTCCGCCCTGATCATGGTGTACGTCCCGTTCCTGCTGGGCTTCGCCGTCCCGATGACCACCGCCGACGACGGACAGTGGCGCATCCTGTGCACGCTCGCCGCCGTGATTCTGTCGGATACGGGCGGTTTCGTGAGTGGCGTCTTGTTCGGCAAGCATCCGATGGCCCCCACCATCAGCCCGAAGAAGAGCTGGGAGGGGTTCGGCGGGTCGATCGTCTGGGCCGCCGTCGGCTCGGCGGTGCTGGTCTGGCTGACCCTGGACGTGGCGCCCTGGTGGGGTGCGCTGTTCGGTGCGGTCGTCGCGGTGGCCTGCGTGCTCGGGGACCTGGCGGAGTCGCTGCTCAAGCGGGATCTCGGGATCAAGGACATGAGCAACCTGCTGCCGGGCCACGGCGGCCTGATGGACCGCCTGGACTCGATTCTGTTCGCGCTGCCGGCGGCCTACCTGATGTTCGCCATCCTCGCTCCCACCTCCTGA
- the frr gene encoding ribosome recycling factor — MIDDTLLDAEERMDRAVEHAKEEFAAIRTGRANASMFSKISIDYYGTPTPLPQMASVSVPEPRMVIIKPYDSSQLAAMEKAIRDSDLGVNPSNEGTLLRIVVPQMTEERRRDMIKIARGKGEDSKVAVRNIRRKAKEELDRIVKDGEAGEDEGRRAEKELDDLTHKYTAVVDELLKHKEAELLEV, encoded by the coding sequence GTGATCGACGACACACTCCTCGATGCCGAGGAGAGAATGGACCGGGCGGTCGAGCACGCCAAGGAGGAGTTCGCGGCGATCCGGACCGGACGCGCCAATGCCTCGATGTTCTCCAAGATCTCGATCGACTACTACGGCACGCCCACGCCGCTGCCCCAGATGGCGTCGGTCTCGGTGCCCGAGCCGCGCATGGTCATCATCAAGCCCTACGACTCGTCGCAGCTCGCCGCGATGGAGAAGGCCATCCGCGACTCGGACCTCGGGGTCAACCCCTCGAACGAGGGCACGCTTCTGCGGATCGTCGTCCCCCAGATGACCGAGGAGCGCCGCCGCGACATGATCAAGATCGCCCGGGGCAAGGGCGAGGACTCGAAGGTCGCGGTCCGCAACATCCGCCGCAAGGCCAAGGAGGAGCTCGACCGGATCGTCAAGGACGGCGAGGCGGGCGAGGACGAGGGCCGACGCGCGGAGAAGGAGCTGGACGACCTCACGCACAAGTACACCGCGGTCGTCGACGAGCTGCTCAAGCACAAGGAAGCCGAGCTGCTCGAGGTATGA